The DNA sequence GTTGGAACGGGACTTTGCCTTTCCCTTAACTTTGCCTCCTTTGCCGCGGCCAGACATTGTGAGTTGGTAGTGTTGAGTTTTACTAACGGAGATACGTTCACAAAGCGTACGTAAGCTGTACTGATGGCGAATCCACGGAACGGAGGTTATTTTATACCTGCGTAGCACAGCGCCGTACCCATACCAGGGAGGGGAAAGCGAAACGAATAAAATGACAAACAAACTAAAGGGGCAGGACAGTGCTCGCtattctaggggtataaaagagaACCACTCCACTCGGTAGGCATCAGTTTCAGTTTCCTTTTGGATCGATAACAACCTCAACGTAGCACGATGGCACCGAAAACCAGCGGAAAGGCCGCCAAGAAATCCGGCAAGGCCCAGAAGAACATTGTCAAGGgtgacaagaagaagaagaagcagcgcAGGAAGGAAAGCTACGCTATCTACATCTACAAGGTGTTGAAGCAAGTCCACCCGGACACTGGCGTCTCGTCGAAGGCTATGAGCATCATGAACAGCTTCGTCAACGACATCTTCGAACGCATTGCCGCCGAAGCCTCCCGTCTGGCTCACTACAACAAGCGCTCGACTATCACCTCTCGCGAAATTCAGACCGCCGTCCGTCTTCTGCTCCCAGGAGAGTTGGCCAAGCACGCCGTTTCCGAAGGCACCAAGGCCGTCACCAAGTACACCAGCTCCAAGTAAATGACGACCAGTACCGGATAATCGCACCAAAACCAaaaggcccttttcagggccactatACCATTCCAAAAAAgagttaattttgaaataatGACCCTTCGAACCGACTTGCGACACACGTACGACCCATTCAGGGACGTACCCTACACACATTTTTTGCTGCACATGAGTGGAACAAACCAATCCTGAGCAAGCTTTGGCTTAGCAAGCTgctgttcagctagttctgtttctgtgGGTGCTCACCTTTAGCAAAGATGATCGATTTTCCAACCAGACGGCCTTGGGAGTGGGGTTACCATAGGAATCATGGGAAACATTGAACATTTTACAAAGCATACTGAGAATTTTCTCGAACCGACTGTAACACTACTACGACTCATCCCTCTCCCTGTGCCAAGCAGGGATGGCGACGATTTACTGCTGCCACTGTGACATGCTTGCAGctatttgaaataataataataataataataaaaaaaaaaaaaaagaaaaaagctcGAGCCATTACTTaacgctcaaataaccatcattcagtcatcagcaatcgtcAATTATTGAAAACCAGTTTTCTTGCTCGAAATCCAAAAACCgtcaatgaaaattatttcactgctaTCCGGATGCTGGGTAGAGTtcagtgataaattttcattaccATTGGTTGCGATTTCCTGCTTTTGGTTTTCTGGTAAAGGATGATGGTATGTTTCCTCTTAAGGCTTTACGGGGCGTCATGCTTACATGTGATGAACAATCGACTCAGTTTTCAGTTGGATCAGTCCACTGGAACTGGAGATTTGCATCGTCAAACTTTCGGGGGTAATGGTGGTGCAAGAGACGGAAGATAGCAAAATTAACAcggtgtcccgtatcaccttaactaaatgtgcattttccGCATTTCCAATACTTCTCACGCCGCGGAGGGTTGCTTAGGTTGCTATCAGACTCGTGTGACGTAGGCCATAGAATCGCCGACCAACGGTCCAATGTCAGCACAACTGGGGCATGCCATTGCCACTATCAAGCGTTTGAGGTGAAATCCACCGGAAATGCGTAGCGTCCACGGTCAGGGTCTAACAAAGCATCGTCAGGATCATCGTGACGTTGATGTCCCGGTCGGACAATCCTCCTGGTTCCGGAGAAGAGAAAGAAGTCCAGATTGTTGCTGtgctattattataaacctttgcacGTACTGCAAACAAGACAGCAATTCTGCCCAGTTATGATAGTTTATTTATGGTGGACTGGACAGTTCCGCACCACGGTGAATGAATATCCTCATGGTGATTGTGTGCACACGATACTGGCGGGCGATTGGGCTCTGGCAGTTCACATTTGTTCACAAATCAAACTTACAGTTACCAAATTACATTATTTTCATTTTGGATTACTGTGGCGTTAATGACTTGGGCAAAGGCATTGCTCGGCTCTGGCCAACTACTATCTAGGGGGCTACGTTGGATGGTTTCGGTTCGTATGCTTGGTAGTCGTATGACCCGACATGAACTTAGTATGCATTATTACACGGAACTGCCCTACGGGTGTAGCTTGAAGTATCTTTTTCCGGAAGAAAAATTGCATTATATTGTACTGTCCAAAGTTCTCCTAAACCAAGCGCTCAACATCGCCTGTTAGCACTAGGAAGGACTTTCTTTGTGGTCCATTCTGCAGCAGTTCCTAACCGAATCTGCGCTAGATTTAGATGCCGCTGAATAGAGGAATCGTTGGCCTTTTGTAATTCACTACCGACAAGGGCGATTGCATTGTTTCAATAGCGACTATTGATTGTTTTGTCAAGCGAACCCACACCATATGAGCGATGGGTGCTGCGACGACACGTTTTTGCCATGGTATTCCGAGTGCTAACCCGGTTTAGCAATGACAGGCCGCTGGCGAGACTCCTTTACTCGCCAAGTGGACAAACGCTAGATTAGATTGTTTTTCGCAGTAGGTGGAAAATGGCGTTTTGGAAACATGTTAccaaaaaattttacaatattttgcgAACACTCGGTTAGTGGACGACCATGTCTGCATCCCTAACACAGACATCATAATCAAACACCGCACAGTTGCCAGATTTACCTTCATTCATTCGTTTACCCTATCTAGTGAGTGTTACTCCAATCTACCTACCGAGATGTCTGAAGTTGCCGCTGAAGCCGCTGCCGCAGCTCCTGCTGCTTCGCCTGCCAAGGCCAAGAAGCCAAGAGCCCCCAAGGGACAGGGCAAGCCGAAGAAGCCGTCGACTCATCCCCCAGTGAACGATATGGTTGTTGCTGCTATCAAAACCCTGAAGGAGCGCAACGGGTCGTCCCTGCAGGCCATCAAGAAGTACATCGCTGCCAACTACAAGTGCGATGTCGCCAAGCTGGCCCCATTCCTCAAGAAGGCCCTGAAGAACGGCGTCGAGAAGGGCAAGTTTGTCCAAACCAAAGGAACTGGCGCATCCGGATCGTTCAAGCTGAAGGCTGAGGCCAAGAAAGCCGCCGGCGAGAAAAAGCCCAAGAAGGCCGGTGAGAAGAAAGCCAAGAAGGCTACCGGAGAGAAGAAGAAGGCAGCCAAGAAACCAGCTGGCGAAAAGAAAGCCAAGAAACCAGCTGGCGAGAAGAAAGCCAAGAAGCCAGCTGCGGCGAAGAAAGCCAAAGCTGCTGGTGCAAAGGCCGCCAAGAAGGCCGGAGGTGTGAAGAAGGCTGCTGCCCCGAAGCAAAAGGCCACCAAACCCTCCAAGACTGCTGCCAAGAAGCCGAAGACCCCGAAGCCGAAGAAGGCCGCCCCAGCCAAGAAAGCTGCCGCAAAGAAGACCGCCGCCAAGAAGTAAGCGACAGCGCTGTATCACCAGTCGCCAGTACTGCCAAACAGTATCCCACTATCAAatcagtccttttcaggactaccaGCTTTGATTTTACTGAAGAGTTGTACGGGAAATAATATCCTTTCCTATCACCTATCGCATAGTCACACAGCCAAAGAGAGTTCAACGCACCGGCACTCATGGCCATGCCACTCGCGAAAACAGTACCCACCGGCCAGCTTGACCGAAGCGTTGCAAGTTTCAAATTCCTAGCTCCACCATTAATCATTCACGCAACCAATAACGAGTGGGAACATTCTAGTTTAATCCGCACCTAACTGGCATCGCGTTTCGATACGTACAGTAGTGGTTTAAATATGGAATGTCCTGACGGATGACAGATACAACTGGCCTTCGTTCGTCCTCGACAAGTaggcgtagtcctacgtcaaaacttgCACATTTGAATTCATGCCCATCTATCTCGGTCTGTTTACTTTTTCGCAAAATAATTCCCGCAGATGCCAAGACGGGAAAGACAGACGTAAGCGCGGGTCAAAAATTCCAGTCACCGCTTTCGTCGCCAACGTAGACAATCATTCGATTTCACGCCATGGTGCTAGTCGCAATACAATTCTACCGGATGCCAAGGTATAAAACACagtcgtagtcctacgtcaaaacttaCCGGACCGAAATAGAAACGTAGCCCTacgctgccggtggaagcatagcaGTCCCATGCGCATTTTTGGCACTATTGATATTTTGCAGCTTATTGAATATTGAGCGCCACACTTCAATCAAACTCTAAACCAAACATGTCGAATTTGGTTGCTGTTTGAACACGATTcggcacttatacttcatagttgaggcAATTTACGctgtcgaactttggacgcgattttcccgattgtctgtttttgcacatgggccatttatgcgtccaccggcagtacgTTGATCTTTAAACATTTGAATTTGAATTCATGTCATCTAAAATTCTAGTatgatcctttttttttttttttttttttttttttttttttttttttttttttgttgcggtCCAATTTAACCATATGTACGGACCGATTCATACATGCTGCACCGAGGCGGATTGATATGCTGCTTTGAAATCCGTGATCGAGATGCACGTTGCCTCCAATGCGGTACAGCCACGCTCGATGCTCGTACGCCATTGAAGTCCCGGGTAGGGAAGCATGCACATGATTGAAACGGTTTCATTCGTTTGGAAAAGTTTGCCGACTTTACTGGACATTTAGCTTGTAAATTTGTAAAACCAATCATAACCTAACCTGGATTACGTTGGATTTGTTTCGTTATGGTGTTCAGTCGTAATCTGAACTGGATTACGTTGATCTGTTTCGTTGTTGTGTCCAGCCTGGAACGTTCCAGCGTGGCATTACAAATGGAGATGACTAGTGCACATTGTCTGGCGTGTTGCATACATAAAATCAAACATCGCCAACGCAGATGTGTACGCACTCTCGCTGCTGGTTTGTGTGGCAGAAAATTGACCCTTCAACTCTTTGGTGAATACgttcggtggccctgaaaagggccgtttttGTACAAGCAGAAAAAACGAATGTGATTTAACCTCCGAAACCGTACAGAGTGCGTCCCTGTCGCTTCAGAGCGTAGACAACATCCATAGCGGTAACGGTTTTGCGCTTGGCGTGTTCAGTGTAGGTGACGGCATCACGGATGACGttttccaggaacaccttcagcaCACCACGAGTTTCCTCGTAGATGAGACCGGAGATACGCTTGACTCCACCACGACGAGCCAGACGACGGATGGCAGGCTTGGTGATACCCTGGATGTTATCACGCAAGACCTTGCGATGACGCTTGGCGCCTCCTTTTCCGAGTCCTTTACCTCCCTTGCCACGGCCAGTCATTTTGGATGTTTGCTTCTGTGCTCGACTACGGTTGCAACGAAACTGATGCTATTCGACCGCGTTGTTTGCCGCTTTTATACCTACGCGAGGGGTTACTTCTTCCTGCCATTCGTGCTCTTCCTATTCTTTCGGGGCTTGTGATTGGTTCGCTGCGATGAAGCGAGCATATAAAAGAGGACAACCAAAAGTTGACCCTCATTCTTTCGCATCGTTTCAACGTATTCGTTTGGATTCCTAATCTACGATGGCTCGTACCAAGCAAACTGCCCGTAAGTCCACCGGAGGAAAAGCTCCTCGCAAGCAGCTGGCCACCAAGGCTGCTCGCAAGAGTGCCCCAGCCACCGGAGGAGTCAAGAAGCCCCACCGTTATCGGCCAGGAACTGTCGCTCTGCGTGAAATTCGTCGTTACCAGAAATCCACTGAGCTGCTGATCCGCAAGCTCCCATTCCAGCGTCTGGTTCGTGAAATCGCTCAGGACTTCAAGACTGACCTGCGCTTCCAGAGCTCGGCCGTCATGGCCCTGCAGGAAGCTAGCGAGGCCTACCTGGTCGGTCTGTTCGAAGATACCAACCTGTGCGCCATCCACGCTAAGCGTGTCACGATCATGCCCAAGGACATCCAGCTGGCTCGTCGCATCCGTGGAGAACGCGCTTAA is a window from the Aedes albopictus strain Foshan unplaced genomic scaffold, AalbF5 HiC_scaffold_118, whole genome shotgun sequence genome containing:
- the LOC115255183 gene encoding histone H2B — translated: MAPKTSGKAAKKSGKAQKNIVKGDKKKKKQRRKESYAIYIYKVLKQVHPDTGVSSKAMSIMNSFVNDIFERIAAEASRLAHYNKRSTITSREIQTAVRLLLPGELAKHAVSEGTKAVTKYTSSK
- the LOC115254888 gene encoding histone H4; amino-acid sequence: MTGRGKGGKGLGKGGAKRHRKVLRDNIQGITKPAIRRLARRGGVKRISGLIYEETRGVLKVFLENVIRDAVTYTEHAKRKTVTAMDVVYALKRQGRTLYGFGG
- the LOC109397473 gene encoding histone H1-like — encoded protein: MSEVAAEAAAAAPAASPAKAKKPRAPKGQGKPKKPSTHPPVNDMVVAAIKTLKERNGSSLQAIKKYIAANYKCDVAKLAPFLKKALKNGVEKGKFVQTKGTGASGSFKLKAEAKKAAGEKKPKKAGEKKAKKATGEKKKAAKKPAGEKKAKKPAGEKKAKKPAAAKKAKAAGAKAAKKAGGVKKAAAPKQKATKPSKTAAKKPKTPKPKKAAPAKKAAAKKTAAKK